The following proteins come from a genomic window of Pyxidicoccus sp. MSG2:
- a CDS encoding tetratricopeptide repeat protein, protein MSVSVLGLVLTLLSGCTTLRAVCPAEGGRPWVEVRSPHFSVRTHLDAETAQEATRELELLRQGLLQAWAGTFDPPGTVEVIVLANHTTLEEFTNVRIEGFSATTSDGPVLVLAGNAYALSEAPADVGTQAHELTHYLSEFALVRQPRWLSEGLAAYLESIILRPDRHEVILGGLHSGFLAHVQRSGWRTLDELWEWDGKGLLGTAESRNYYASSWLWVHFFISRHPERFDEFQTRLMSGEEPRQAWEESFRGAKDLAGELHAYVHGGRHVTYPTITAPLPPVKSPLQMRALEPAEVHAIRAQLFLMTPGAAPPEERLHHAEQEMAQALKEDPGNVAAILLRIRSTVDPSRRLGLAQQLVERHPDSGQAWDALAQALDAAGNTSEEQEAARLRAVELLPDSVSAQNGLAGFYARTSQPEKGLTAARRAVALAPGNPAVLDTWSTILFQLGRCPEALSAQQLAADTLHESTPERLRRTVHDTLARYEAVCGAAAGVPTAAPGDPTAAPGIPTAPGPSGL, encoded by the coding sequence ATGTCGGTCTCTGTCCTGGGCCTGGTGCTGACCCTGCTCTCGGGATGCACCACCTTGCGTGCCGTGTGCCCCGCCGAGGGCGGGCGCCCCTGGGTCGAGGTGCGCAGCCCCCACTTCAGCGTCCGCACCCACCTGGACGCGGAGACCGCGCAGGAGGCCACACGGGAGCTGGAACTGCTCCGGCAGGGCCTGCTCCAGGCCTGGGCCGGCACCTTCGACCCGCCGGGCACGGTGGAGGTCATCGTCCTCGCCAACCACACCACGCTGGAGGAGTTCACCAACGTCCGCATCGAGGGCTTCTCCGCCACCACCTCGGACGGCCCGGTGCTGGTGCTGGCCGGCAACGCGTACGCCCTCAGCGAGGCCCCCGCCGACGTGGGCACCCAGGCCCACGAGCTGACGCACTACCTCTCCGAGTTCGCCCTGGTGCGCCAGCCGCGCTGGCTGTCCGAGGGGCTCGCCGCCTACCTGGAGTCCATCATCCTGCGGCCCGACAGGCACGAGGTCATCCTCGGCGGCCTGCACTCGGGCTTCCTCGCCCACGTGCAGCGCAGCGGCTGGCGCACGCTGGACGAGCTGTGGGAGTGGGACGGCAAGGGCCTGCTCGGCACCGCCGAGTCGCGCAACTACTACGCGTCCTCCTGGCTGTGGGTGCACTTCTTCATCAGCCGGCACCCCGAGCGCTTCGACGAGTTCCAGACGCGCCTCATGAGCGGCGAGGAGCCCCGCCAGGCCTGGGAGGAATCCTTCCGTGGCGCGAAGGACCTCGCCGGGGAGCTGCACGCCTATGTCCACGGCGGCCGCCACGTCACCTACCCCACCATCACCGCCCCGCTGCCGCCGGTGAAGAGCCCCCTCCAGATGCGAGCGCTGGAGCCCGCGGAGGTGCACGCCATCCGCGCCCAGCTCTTCCTCATGACGCCCGGGGCCGCGCCTCCGGAGGAGCGCCTCCACCACGCGGAGCAGGAGATGGCGCAGGCCCTGAAGGAGGACCCGGGCAACGTCGCCGCCATCCTGCTCCGCATCCGCTCCACGGTGGACCCGTCCCGCCGGCTGGGGCTCGCGCAGCAACTGGTGGAGCGGCACCCGGACAGCGGGCAGGCCTGGGACGCGCTGGCTCAGGCGCTGGACGCCGCGGGCAACACCTCCGAGGAGCAGGAGGCCGCTCGGCTGCGCGCCGTGGAGCTGCTGCCCGACAGCGTGAGCGCGCAGAACGGGCTGGCCGGCTTCTACGCGCGCACGTCGCAGCCGGAGAAGGGCCTGACGGCGGCCCGGCGCGCCGTGGCGCTGGCGCCCGGCAACCCGGCGGTGCTCGACACCTGGTCGACGATTCTCTTCCAGCTCGGCCGCTGCCCGGAGGCGCTGTCCGCGCAGCAACTCGCGGCGGACACGCTCCACGAGAGCACCCCGGAGCGGCTGCGGCGCACGGTGCATGACACCCTCGCCCGCTACGAGGCCGTGTGCGGCGCGGCGGCCGGCGTCCCGACCGCCGCTCCGGGCGACCCGACGGCGGCGCCCGGCATCCCGACGGCCCCCGGTCCCTCCGGGCTCTGA
- a CDS encoding DUF58 domain-containing protein — MIPTPRLWGLLALLALPMMAAGFFPGLGGAVLVLDALALALAGVDLLAARRVRLEVRRVLPQRLNVGVPNKVELRLVHRGSGTVDAWVKDDVPESFTATPEEAPLSLPPDSEARWVYRVTPAKRGRFEFGDVHVRVRGPLGLVFHERAFPSATSISVYPDLRGASRLLLSGAALDLVNLGLRKLRRDGRGSEFARLRDYAQGDSVRDVDWKATARRGRPVTRVLESERSQSILICVDAGRSMAAHVDGLTKLDHAVNAALFLAFVAVRNGDRVGLAVFADGVKAYLPPAAGRGQYRKMVDALYSTTPSLTYVDYLALFKELNVRLTRRSLLCVFTDFLDEEQASTMVAPLHRLARRHVPLCLSVKDTALQKLLRTPPPGPEEAFQQAVASELLTDREVLKARVSQGGVQMMDVQPDELSLAAVNRYLDIKARGVL, encoded by the coding sequence TTGATTCCCACCCCGCGCCTCTGGGGGCTGCTGGCGCTGCTGGCGCTGCCGATGATGGCCGCGGGGTTCTTCCCCGGCCTCGGCGGCGCCGTGTTGGTGCTGGACGCGCTGGCGCTGGCGCTGGCCGGAGTGGACCTGCTCGCCGCGCGGCGGGTGCGGCTGGAAGTGCGCCGCGTGCTGCCGCAGCGGCTCAACGTCGGCGTGCCCAACAAGGTGGAGTTGCGGCTGGTGCACCGGGGCTCCGGCACGGTGGACGCGTGGGTGAAGGATGACGTGCCGGAGTCCTTCACCGCCACGCCCGAGGAGGCACCGCTCTCGCTGCCGCCGGACAGCGAGGCGCGCTGGGTGTACCGGGTGACGCCCGCGAAGCGCGGCCGCTTCGAGTTCGGCGACGTGCACGTGCGGGTGCGCGGGCCGCTGGGGCTCGTCTTCCACGAGCGCGCGTTTCCCTCCGCGACTTCCATCTCCGTGTATCCGGACCTGCGCGGAGCCAGCCGGCTGCTGCTGTCCGGCGCGGCGCTGGACCTGGTGAATCTGGGCCTGCGGAAGCTCCGTCGGGACGGGCGTGGCAGCGAGTTCGCCCGGCTGCGCGACTATGCGCAGGGCGACAGCGTGCGGGACGTGGACTGGAAGGCCACTGCGCGACGGGGCCGGCCGGTGACGCGCGTGCTGGAGTCGGAGCGCTCGCAGTCCATCCTCATCTGCGTGGACGCGGGCCGCTCCATGGCGGCGCACGTGGATGGCCTCACCAAGCTGGACCACGCCGTCAATGCGGCCCTCTTCCTGGCCTTCGTGGCGGTGCGCAATGGAGACCGGGTGGGGCTTGCCGTCTTCGCGGACGGGGTGAAGGCCTACCTGCCGCCGGCGGCTGGCCGCGGGCAGTACCGGAAGATGGTGGACGCGCTCTACTCCACGACGCCGAGCCTCACGTACGTGGACTACCTGGCCCTCTTCAAGGAGCTGAATGTCCGCCTCACGCGCCGCAGCCTGCTGTGCGTCTTCACGGACTTCCTCGACGAAGAGCAGGCCTCCACCATGGTGGCTCCGCTGCACCGGCTGGCGCGGCGGCACGTGCCTCTCTGCCTGTCGGTGAAGGACACCGCGTTGCAGAAGCTGCTGCGCACGCCGCCGCCGGGGCCGGAGGAGGCTTTCCAACAGGCAGTGGCCTCGGAGCTGCTCACGGACCGCGAGGTCTTGAAGGCCCGGGTGAGCCAGGGCGGCGTGCAGATGATGGACGTGCAGCCGGACGAGTTGAGCCTCGCGGCCGTCAACCGCTACCTGGACATCAAGGCGCGCGGCGTCCTTTAG
- a CDS encoding AAA family ATPase: MNVTDTAPTFASNGAAVQAAHAIREGVLHEVRKAVVGQDEALELMLCGLIAGGHVLLEGVPGVAKTLMAKALSRSIGADFKRIQFTPDLMPADILGTSVFDLKTQSFVLVKGPIFTDLLLADEINRAPAKTQSALLEAMQERGVSLEGRNLVLSPLFTVFATQNPVESEGTYPLPEAQLDRFLLKIEVGYPAPEEEDAILAAVHRGFDSGDLARAGVNAAVGKDGLLAARAALNEVTVEPPVLAYVRKLVAATRSSSRIRLGAGPRAGVHLLLAAKALAALRGRGFVTPDDVRFLAGPVLKHRLLLSPDAELDGATPSDVLREVVQGVEVPR, from the coding sequence ATGAACGTCACCGATACCGCCCCCACCTTCGCCTCCAACGGCGCCGCCGTGCAGGCCGCCCACGCCATCCGCGAGGGCGTGCTGCACGAGGTGCGCAAGGCCGTGGTCGGCCAGGACGAGGCCCTCGAGCTGATGCTGTGCGGCCTCATCGCCGGCGGCCACGTGCTGCTGGAGGGCGTGCCCGGCGTGGCGAAGACGCTGATGGCCAAGGCGCTGTCGCGCAGCATCGGCGCGGACTTCAAGCGCATCCAGTTCACCCCGGACCTGATGCCCGCGGACATCCTGGGCACCAGCGTCTTCGACTTGAAGACCCAGTCCTTCGTGCTGGTGAAGGGCCCCATCTTCACGGACCTGCTGCTGGCGGATGAAATCAACCGCGCCCCCGCCAAGACGCAGTCCGCGCTGCTGGAGGCCATGCAGGAGCGCGGCGTGTCGCTGGAGGGCCGCAACCTGGTGCTCTCGCCCCTCTTCACGGTGTTCGCCACGCAGAACCCGGTGGAGTCCGAGGGCACGTACCCGCTGCCCGAGGCGCAGCTGGACCGCTTCCTGCTGAAGATTGAAGTGGGTTATCCGGCGCCGGAGGAGGAGGACGCGATTCTCGCCGCGGTGCACCGCGGCTTCGACTCGGGCGACCTGGCGCGCGCGGGTGTCAACGCGGCGGTGGGGAAGGACGGCCTGCTGGCGGCGCGGGCGGCGCTCAACGAGGTGACGGTGGAGCCGCCGGTGCTCGCGTACGTCCGCAAGCTGGTGGCGGCCACGCGTTCGTCCAGCCGCATCCGCCTGGGGGCGGGCCCGCGCGCGGGCGTGCACCTGTTGCTGGCGGCCAAGGCGCTGGCGGCCCTGCGAGGGCGCGGCTTCGTCACGCCGGACGACGTGCGCTTCCTCGCCGGCCCCGTGCTGAAGCACCGCCTGCTGCTGTCGCCGGACGCGGAGCTGGACGGGGCCACGCCCTCGGACGTGCTGCGCGAGGTGGTGCAGGGGGTGGAGGTCCCGCGTTGA
- a CDS encoding stage II sporulation protein M, producing the protein MEMAEFIESRRPRWEKLEALLDRSESHGLRGLSLDEARSLGKLYRAVSSDLLWVRARSGSADVSAYLNDLVGRAYALTYPGRRPRFADVWGFVARGFPALMRREWRMYVASVLLLLAGTGFGYLGMLVDPDAAHYLVPAEHLNLDPVKRAADEAAGEGMTAGQQAQFTTFLFTHNIQVAFLAFALGITMGLGTAVMLFTNGLFLGALAQVYAAKGMAGWFWAWILPHGIPEITAICIAGAAGLVIARGLVAPRGLRRGQALRQEAVTAVKLLFGTLALFVLAGFIEGTISQIHPPKLSVAFKVSFALTVGAGVYAYLLSDWLRGGKAGAEDGTREPAATP; encoded by the coding sequence ATGGAGATGGCGGAGTTCATCGAATCGCGCCGGCCGCGCTGGGAGAAGCTCGAGGCGCTGCTGGACAGGTCCGAGTCCCACGGCCTTCGCGGGCTGAGCCTGGATGAGGCCCGCTCCCTGGGCAAGCTGTACCGGGCCGTCTCCAGTGACTTGCTCTGGGTGCGCGCGCGCAGCGGCTCGGCGGACGTGAGCGCCTATCTCAACGACCTGGTGGGGCGGGCGTACGCGCTCACGTACCCGGGGCGCCGCCCGCGCTTCGCGGACGTGTGGGGCTTCGTGGCCCGGGGCTTCCCCGCGCTGATGCGTCGGGAGTGGCGCATGTACGTCGCCTCCGTGCTGCTGCTCCTGGCGGGCACGGGTTTCGGCTACCTGGGGATGCTGGTGGACCCGGATGCCGCGCACTACCTGGTGCCCGCCGAACACCTGAACCTGGACCCGGTGAAGCGCGCCGCGGACGAGGCGGCGGGGGAGGGGATGACGGCGGGGCAGCAGGCCCAGTTCACCACCTTCCTCTTCACGCACAACATCCAGGTGGCCTTCCTGGCCTTCGCGCTGGGAATCACCATGGGGCTGGGCACGGCGGTGATGCTCTTCACCAACGGCCTGTTCCTGGGCGCGCTGGCGCAGGTGTACGCGGCGAAGGGCATGGCGGGCTGGTTCTGGGCGTGGATTCTTCCGCATGGCATCCCGGAGATAACGGCCATCTGCATCGCGGGCGCGGCGGGATTGGTGATTGCGCGCGGGCTGGTGGCGCCGCGCGGCCTGCGAAGAGGACAGGCCCTGCGTCAGGAGGCGGTGACGGCGGTGAAGTTGCTGTTCGGCACGCTCGCGCTGTTCGTGCTCGCGGGCTTCATCGAGGGGACGATTTCCCAAATCCACCCGCCGAAGCTGTCGGTGGCGTTCAAGGTGTCCTTCGCGCTCACCGTGGGCGCGGGCGTGTATGCGTACCTCCTGTCGGACTGGCTGCGTGGCGGGAAGGCGGGCGCGGAGGATGGCACCCGCGAGCCCGCCGCGACGCCGTGA
- a CDS encoding inorganic diphosphatase: protein MTDRLALPPLPPEPEVLIECPRFSFVKRRADGTVDFVAPLPCPYNYGSIPGLMSDDGDPLDAVVMGARLPRGQRVRVPVVAVLGFIDEGKGDPKVVCSARPLSSFERTGLEYFFRIYAFFKRGLHRVRGNVPDTRFTGWLPLTPAESSTS, encoded by the coding sequence GTGACTGACCGCCTCGCCCTGCCTCCGTTGCCGCCCGAGCCGGAGGTCCTCATCGAGTGCCCGCGCTTCTCCTTCGTGAAGCGGCGCGCGGACGGGACGGTGGACTTCGTGGCGCCGCTGCCGTGTCCGTACAACTACGGCAGCATCCCCGGCCTGATGTCCGACGACGGGGACCCGCTCGACGCGGTGGTGATGGGCGCCCGCCTTCCTCGCGGGCAGCGGGTGCGCGTGCCCGTGGTGGCGGTGCTCGGCTTCATCGACGAGGGGAAGGGAGACCCGAAGGTGGTGTGCAGCGCCCGCCCCTTGAGCTCCTTCGAGCGCACCGGGCTGGAGTACTTCTTCCGCATCTACGCCTTCTTCAAGCGCGGGCTGCACCGGGTGCGCGGCAACGTGCCGGACACGCGCTTCACGGGGTGGCTTCCGCTGACTCCAGCAGAGTCTTCGACATCCTGA
- a CDS encoding GNAT family N-acetyltransferase: protein MAPLFQAADLTAEHVTDVDVDVFQPLLERCEDFYQRCYGRPARPDEAKQMPEERPPGLGPERGHFVALRDAGGALMGILESVSDFPSPGEWYLGLMLLAPEVRGHRRGEAVIRAYEDWLRGQGVRLLRLGVAEPNPAALRFWTRVGFREEKWVGPLEQGLLTYRVLRMSKTLLESAEATP, encoded by the coding sequence ATGGCCCCGCTCTTCCAGGCCGCCGACCTCACCGCCGAACACGTGACCGACGTCGACGTGGACGTGTTCCAGCCGCTGCTGGAGCGCTGCGAGGACTTCTACCAGCGCTGCTACGGAAGGCCCGCGCGGCCCGATGAAGCGAAGCAGATGCCGGAGGAGCGCCCGCCGGGACTGGGCCCGGAGCGCGGGCACTTCGTGGCACTGCGGGACGCGGGCGGCGCGCTGATGGGCATCCTCGAGTCCGTGAGCGACTTTCCCTCTCCGGGGGAATGGTACCTGGGGCTGATGCTGCTGGCGCCGGAGGTGCGCGGGCACAGGCGCGGCGAGGCCGTCATCCGCGCGTACGAGGACTGGCTGCGAGGCCAGGGAGTCCGACTGCTGCGGCTCGGTGTGGCCGAGCCCAACCCCGCGGCCCTGCGCTTCTGGACGCGCGTGGGCTTCCGCGAGGAGAAGTGGGTGGGTCCGCTGGAGCAGGGCCTGCTCACCTACCGGGTGCTCAGGATGTCGAAGACTCTGCTGGAGTCAGCGGAAGCCACCCCGTGA